A region of Dermabacter vaginalis DNA encodes the following proteins:
- a CDS encoding pore-forming ESAT-6 family protein, translated as MPTTDRISFDTGVSQSVQGDLAGIIGRLEGLISMRDQQVNAAMSDFQADGVSEEYRHVEQRWHRASNEVRGIIDLVKTTMSKNDETATSAQQRAANAVANIG; from the coding sequence ATGCCCACCACCGACCGCATCTCGTTCGACACCGGCGTTTCCCAGTCCGTCCAGGGCGACCTCGCCGGCATCATCGGCCGCCTCGAAGGCCTCATCTCCATGCGCGACCAGCAGGTCAACGCCGCCATGAGCGACTTCCAGGCCGACGGCGTCTCCGAAGAATACCGCCACGTCGAACAGCGCTGGCACCGCGCCTCCAACGAGGTCCGCGGCATCATCGACCTCGTCAAAACCACCATGAGCAAAAACGACGAAACCGCCACCAGCGCCCAACAACGCGCCGCCAACGCCGTCGCCAACATCGGCTAA
- a CDS encoding DUF6507 family protein produces MKLNILFSEVDSSIEYAEWQMSEMEHVKSFTEETTQAAASALSHSPFSAIMVERCLQFFVLNEVDHCYNRASINMEATREAVGHYADGDQQMSENSSQAMNSLNIPDMPGVNTSGTQGIPYIEGPIDVSKPYEFSNDVPLLTSETLPGAFNQSLQTEDPSHPPVCTPEDAGPFKYQTSPNFKSTSPQTSGE; encoded by the coding sequence ATGAAGTTAAATATCCTATTTAGTGAAGTTGACTCTTCCATTGAATATGCCGAGTGGCAAATGAGCGAGATGGAGCACGTTAAGAGTTTCACTGAAGAAACCACCCAAGCTGCAGCAAGCGCGCTCAGTCATAGCCCCTTTAGTGCGATCATGGTAGAGCGCTGTCTTCAATTTTTTGTCCTCAACGAGGTCGACCATTGCTACAATCGCGCAAGCATCAACATGGAAGCTACGCGTGAAGCCGTCGGCCACTACGCTGATGGCGATCAGCAGATGAGCGAGAACTCGTCACAGGCCATGAATTCGTTGAACATCCCGGACATGCCGGGTGTGAACACGTCTGGAACACAAGGCATCCCCTACATCGAAGGCCCTATCGATGTTTCGAAACCCTACGAGTTTAGTAACGATGTACCGCTATTGACATCCGAAACACTTCCCGGCGCATTCAACCAGTCGCTGCAGACAGAGGATCCTAGCCACCCTCCTGTTTGCACACCCGAAGATGCAGGACCCTTCAAGTACCAGACATCTCC